A window of Garra rufa chromosome 16, GarRuf1.0, whole genome shotgun sequence contains these coding sequences:
- the nkx3-2 gene encoding homeobox protein Nkx-3.2: MAVRSNSLMPFSIQAILNRKEESRHLNDLDVCFSKSACWKIFDEMDAPDRSDEREHKNYDSDSGLSEDNDGKAQIDAKPEKDADLADETDQESTAAEHCKGLSDCVSDCNAGEEKSSDQPKQRKKRSRAAFSHAQVFELERRFNHQRYLSGPERADLAASLKLTETQVKIWFQNRRYKTKRRQMAADLLASAPAAKKVAVKVLVRDDRRQYSPGELLRPPLLSLQPSYYYPYTYCLPAWSLSSSCTGNQ; encoded by the exons ATGGCTGTGCGCAGCAACTCTTTGATGCCGTTCTCTATTCAAGCCATTCTGAACCGAAAAGAGGAGTCGCGACATTTGAACGATCTGGATGTTTGTTTCTCAAAAAGCGCATGTTGGAAAATCTTCGATGAGATGGATGCGCCGGACAGGAGCGATGAGAGAGAGCACAAGAACTACGATTCGGATTCCGGGCTGAGCGAGGACAACGACGGTAAAGCGCAAATCGACGCAAAGCCCGAAAAAGACGCAGATTTAGCGGACGAAACCGATCAGGAATCCACGGCGGCGGAGCACTGCAAAGGCCTGAGCGACTGTGTGTCCG ACTGTAACGCAGGCGAGGAGAAGAGCAGCGATCAGCCCAAGCAGAGGAAGAAGCGTTCCCGCGCCGCGTTCTCTCACGCGCAGGTGTTCGAGCTCGAGCGGCGCTTCAATCATCAGCGCTATCTGTCGGGACCGGAGCGCGCGGACCTCGCGGCCTCTCTCAAACTCACCGAGACGCAGGTCAAGATCTGGTTCCAGAACCGACGGTACAAAACCAAGCGACGCCAGATGGCCGCCGATCTACTGGCCTCGGCCCCGGCGGCCAAGAAAGTGGCAGTGAAAGTGCTGGTCCGGGACGACCGGAGGCAGTACAGCCCCGGGGAACTGCTGCGACCGCCGCTGCTCTCACTGCAGCCGTCCTATTACTACCCGTACACGTACTGCCTGCCCGCCTGGAGCCTGTCCTCCTCCTGCACGGGGAACCAGTGA